TATCAAATATCTTTCCTTTAGTAAGGATATTTTCTATGGAAAATTCCTTGTCCATAATGTCAAAATGTGTTCCTATATGGCCTGCTTTTTCTAAGCCTGAATTTATTTAACCTATTGAGGCTAACATAGTATCTAGTATCTTTTTTTCTATTTTAAAGCTTAAATCAATTTTCATTTTAAACTCCTCCATAAAATTTTATTTTCCCAGAAAATAATAATATAATAACACAATATTATTTCCTTGTAAACTATTTTTTAAAATATTTATATAGGATTATTATTAATACTATGATATAATTATTTCCTAGGATAATAATTTTGAAGGAGTTTTTAATTATGGAAATAGATAATGAAAAAATACAAATAAAGTTGATATTAAATAGAATGACAAATCTATGGGATTATATAACTAATTTTGCTGAGATACATGAGAAGTCTTTAAAAGAATTATTAATTAAATACCATTATGAAGATATACTTAATAAAAATTTAATGCTTTCTGAATTTCATGTTATAGATTGTATAGGAAAAAATCAGCTGCCTAATGCAACTTTTATATCAAAGGAATTAGATATGACCAAGGGAGCAATATCTAAAATAGCTGCTAAATTAATAAAAAAGGGTTTTATAAAGGGAAATCGTTTAGAGGATAATAAAAAAGAAATTTATTATACCCTAACATCTAAGGGAAAAACAGTTTTTCAGATACATAAGGAGCTTCATGAGATAGAGAATAGAAAACTTATAAATATGTTGAATAGATATAATAAAGAAGAATTGAACACAATTAATAATTTTTTAGGTGATTGTATAAATAGTTTATTCCAAGAATAACAGTATAATACTACAGGCTTTTTTAAAGCAGAAATTTTATGTATAATCATGGAAGTGCTGTGGCAGAGGTTTTTATATTATTCGCCTTTGTAGTAAGAGTTTATATTTCAGAACTTCGTCTACTAATGGAATTTAGATGAAACTTTGCTGGTGTATTAAATGGGACGAAAGGTGGAAGAAGAGTCACTTCATACTACTTTACAAGAATTTTAAAATATGATAAAATGAAAAATGTATAAATATACTTAATTGTTTAAATTTATATTAAAAAGATATCAATCATTTTATGGCCATCTATATTTAAAAAATAAGTATTTGATTTTTCAAGTACTTATTTTTGCTTTTTGAAACAGTTATCAACAGTGTGTTGTTGATAATGTGGACAACTAATATTAAGAAAATGAAAATATAGTGGAAAATTATATACTGAATAAATACTTTTTATATTGAAAAGCTATATTAGAGATATAAGTAAATCATTTAAAAGACAGCTCTTTAAATTTTTTTGGGTTTTTAATAGTCTGTTGACTATAAAATTCTGATAAAATAAAGTTATTACACGGTATTTAAAATAATATGATGAAATTTGTAAAAAATACTTTATAGAAAGGGAAAAAAGACGAAAGAGTTATTAAATAGCTCTCAATGATTAGATATTGGTGATATTGTAAAGGTCAGACATATATTAAGTGTGAAAACACATATTACCATTTATAGGATGTTTTATTATTTTTTTAAATATACTGGAAAAGAATGAGGGAGGGGGGAAGTAAAACATATCTTAGCAGAACTCGGAGGAATATTAGAATATGTAAAATATAGAATTGATTTTTTGGAGGGGGTTTACTGTGAAAATTAATAGTATATCAAGTAAGATATCTTTGTTAATGATAAGTTTCGGTATAATTTGTAGTATTATGTTTTTTGTAATTATAAGTGTTACTGTTAAAAATATCATCAGTCAGGATATTCAGAATGATATAAAAAGTAAGTCGGTTATACTTAATAATAATATAGAAGATTTAAAGCAGAAGGCTTTAAAGGCAACTAAATGGTTTGAAAATTCCCCAAGACTTGTGAGTGCATTTAAAAATAATGATAAAAAAGGAGCATTGGAAGTAGGCAAGCTGGCATTGGCGTCTTTTGGAATCGATTATTTAGTTATGACTGATGTCA
This window of the Clostridium kluyveri DSM 555 genome carries:
- a CDS encoding MarR family transcriptional regulator is translated as MEIDNEKIQIKLILNRMTNLWDYITNFAEIHEKSLKELLIKYHYEDILNKNLMLSEFHVIDCIGKNQLPNATFISKELDMTKGAISKIAAKLIKKGFIKGNRLEDNKKEIYYTLTSKGKTVFQIHKELHEIENRKLINMLNRYNKEELNTINNFLGDCINSLFQE